From Mucilaginibacter gotjawali:
GATGTAACCGTAAATTCGGAACATCTGCAGGTCGGGGAACAAAAGATAGTCTTTTTTTCCGAAAAAGACCCCGCTCAATTGGCCTGGGGAAAATTAAACATTGACGTGGTTATTGAAAGTACAGGATTGTTCACAAACAGAGAAGATGCAGAAAAACACATTTATGCAGGGGCTAAAACGGTGGTCATAACAGGGCCGACAAAAAGTAAAGACACTCCAACTGTTGTTTATGGTGTAAATTCGGAAGACGGACACACCAGCATATTCAGTTGCGGCAGCTGCACTACCAATAACATTGGACCGGTTGTGGAGATCCTGGAGAGAAGATTGGGTATAAATAAAGCCATATTAAACACCACCCATGCCTATACAGCCTCACAAATGTTGGTTGATTCTCCTTCAAAAAAGGAGCCGAGAATGGGTCGCGCGGCTGGCGTAAACCTTGCACCTGCCGCCACCGGTGCTGCAGTAGCGGTAACCAAAGTACTCCCCAAATTTGAGGGAAAGTTCGACGGGATAGCTGTTCGCACACCAGTGCCGGTTGGATCCATATCAGATATTACTTTTATTGCATCAAGAAATACCACTGCCGAAGAAATCAATGCCATTTTAATAGAAGAAGCCAAAACGGAAAGGTACAAGCTGGTACTTAGTGTAACAGATGAACCCTTGGTTTCTTCAGATATTATAAAGAGCCCTTTTGCGTCTATCGTCGATCTTGAGATGACACGGGTAGTTGACGGAGACCTGGTAAAAGTCATGGCCTGGTATGATAATGAATGGGGATTCACGAATCAAATGATCCGCCAGATTAATGAATTATAAACTGGGGCCTCAATAACATTAAGGACAATCATTAAAATTAAAAGGATGAATCAACTAATTTTTAGAAACAATAATGATTGGACGGGTGTGATCACCCGTCTGACTTTGGGATTAATTTTATTTCCACATGGCGCCCAGAAGGCACTTGGTTTGTTCGGTGGCTATGGCTTTAACGGGACAATGGGATTTTTCACAGGAACCTTGCACCTTCCATGGCTAATTGGTTTCCTGGTAATTGTTATTGAATTCGTTGGATCAATTGCAATTGTTGCAGGTGCCGGTAGCAGGATTTGGTCAGCACTAACGATCATTTTAATGATCGGTATCATTTTTACATCCCATATTCAAAACGGTTTTTTCATGAACTGGCTGGGTAACCAAAAAGGCGAAGGGTTTGAATATCATCTATTGGTGATCGGGCTTGCCCTTGCAATATTCGTAAATGGTAGCGGCAAATATTGCATGGACCAACTCTTTTTAAAAGGAACGCATAAGCTAACCGGCGTTTCCCGCAAATAATTTCAGGGCTGGATCGGGCATAAGAACAAGTGTATAAATTGCCAGAAAATCAGTACATTACACGACCGTAATTATACTTTCAACCCATTAACCTCCAATTAAAGATGGCAACGCAATTTGAATTAATCCGTCAGCAGCAGAAAGACTCCTGGAATAAGATATCATCCGGCTGGAAAAAATGGGACGGGATGACGATGGATTTCTTAAAACCTATGGGCGACGAGATCATCCGGGTCCTGCAACCATCCGGTGGAGACATCGTGCTTGATATCGCTGCGGGAACCGGGGAACCGGGTTTGACCATCGCGCAGATGCTTAACGGGGGCAAAGTTTATATTACCGACATCGCCGAGAAAATGGTAGAGATCTCCCGTGAAAATGCGCTACGCAGAGGAATTGATAACGTGGAAGCCCTCACCTGCGATGTCAGTGAACTCCCTTTTCCGGACAATACCTTTGATGCGATCAGTTGCCGTTTTGGGTTCATGTTTTTCCCTGACATGGAATTAGCGGCCAGGGAGATGAACCGCGTTTTAAAACCCGGCGGAAGAATGGCTACTTCCGTATGGAATGTGTCGGAAAAGAATTTTTGGGTTACAGCAATAATGGGTAGCATTAATAAAAACATTCAAATGCCATCACCTGTTCCGGGTGCTCCAGGTATGTTCCGATGTGCGGCAGATGGTTTCATGACAGACTTGCTCCTAAAGACGGGTTTTAAGAATATCTCAGAAACTGAAATATACGGTAAATTGGATTGTGGGAATGCGGAAGGGTACTGGAATTTCATGAACGAAGTTGCTGGCCCGGTTGCCGCTGCCTTAAGCAATGTCGATAACGATATTAAAGTAAAAATAAAAGCTGAGGTCATTCACTCGATCGATCAAAAATACCCTGAGGGCAGCACGATGGTTGATTCAAATGCCTTTATTATTTATGCTGAAAAATAGTTACAGTACCCGCCCGGGGATATGTTGGATTTGCAAATATTTTTTCGGTGATTTATCCATGCAAATAGCTATTAAACAATATTTTATAAAAAAAATCATCCATCTCTTTGCGTCGTTTATCCATTTTTAAGGATAGTAAACTACCGCATCTTTGACTTGTCAATAAAGACATAATTTAAAAAAACAAAGATGAAAAAGCTTACTAAATTATTTGCAATAACAGCATTGTTATTTGCGTCTGTCGCATCCTTCGCACAGGTATCCTACAAGAGCATTAAAGTAGACGGATTGAACATCGCCTACCGCGAAGCCGGCGACCCGGCAAGTCCCAAATTGGTTTTGTTACACGGCTTTCCTGCCGGCTCACATCAATACCGCGATCTGATCATATCGCTTTCTGATAAATTCCACGTAATATCACCGGACTACCCCGGATTTGGTTTGAGCGACATCCCTGACCCGGCCACTTATAATTATACTTTTGAAGGCATTTCTCAAATTGTTGAACATTTCCTGAAACTAAAAGGATTCGACCATTACGGCTTATTTGCCCAGGATTATGGCGGCCCGGTTGGTTTTAGAATTGTTGGACGTAACCCAAAAGCGCTTGATTGGCTGATCATTCAAAATACCAACGCATACGAAGTTGGCTTTACCGCAGCCTGGGATGGTTTCCGTGGAGCATTATGGAAAAACAGATCGGCAGAAACAGAAAAACCATTGGCCGCATTTTTAACTCACGACGCAATTAAAAGCATTTATTTATTCGGCGCGAAAAATCCGGAGCTAATCAGCCCCGATAACTGGGAATCCGATTATGCTTTTATGCAAAGACCAAATGCCGTTCGTGTTAATTTAAATTTGTTTTACGATTATCGTACTAACGTAGAATTGTATCCGGTATGGCAAGAATTCCTGCGCAAAAACCAACCAAAAACGATCATCTTCTGGGGGCAGAAAGATATTTTCTTTACGCCAGCCGGTGGAGAAGCGTTTTTAAAGGATCTCCCTAAAGCGGAAATGCACCGCCTTGATGCCGGCCATTTCGCAGTTGAAGATAACCTCGACTATATTTCTAAAGAAATTCACCGGTTTTACACCGAAAAGGTTGCTGAAAAAATGTAATATTCAATGATTCAGAACGAAAGATAAGGCCGGAAGATACCCCCCGGTTTTATCTTTCTGAGTTCACAGCAGGAATGATTGATTTCTATCCGGCAAAAAAGCCATAAGATAGCGAATCAGCATTTTAAGTAACACGGCCCTA
This genomic window contains:
- a CDS encoding type I glyceraldehyde-3-phosphate dehydrogenase, which encodes MKRIAINGFGRIGRAALKIIMNTPGLKLVAVNDLMTLENAAYLLKYDSIYGKYETDVTVNSEHLQVGEQKIVFFSEKDPAQLAWGKLNIDVVIESTGLFTNREDAEKHIYAGAKTVVITGPTKSKDTPTVVYGVNSEDGHTSIFSCGSCTTNNIGPVVEILERRLGINKAILNTTHAYTASQMLVDSPSKKEPRMGRAAGVNLAPAATGAAVAVTKVLPKFEGKFDGIAVRTPVPVGSISDITFIASRNTTAEEINAILIEEAKTERYKLVLSVTDEPLVSSDIIKSPFASIVDLEMTRVVDGDLVKVMAWYDNEWGFTNQMIRQINEL
- a CDS encoding DoxX family protein; its protein translation is MNQLIFRNNNDWTGVITRLTLGLILFPHGAQKALGLFGGYGFNGTMGFFTGTLHLPWLIGFLVIVIEFVGSIAIVAGAGSRIWSALTIILMIGIIFTSHIQNGFFMNWLGNQKGEGFEYHLLVIGLALAIFVNGSGKYCMDQLFLKGTHKLTGVSRK
- a CDS encoding class I SAM-dependent methyltransferase is translated as MATQFELIRQQQKDSWNKISSGWKKWDGMTMDFLKPMGDEIIRVLQPSGGDIVLDIAAGTGEPGLTIAQMLNGGKVYITDIAEKMVEISRENALRRGIDNVEALTCDVSELPFPDNTFDAISCRFGFMFFPDMELAAREMNRVLKPGGRMATSVWNVSEKNFWVTAIMGSINKNIQMPSPVPGAPGMFRCAADGFMTDLLLKTGFKNISETEIYGKLDCGNAEGYWNFMNEVAGPVAAALSNVDNDIKVKIKAEVIHSIDQKYPEGSTMVDSNAFIIYAEK
- a CDS encoding alpha/beta fold hydrolase, producing MKKLTKLFAITALLFASVASFAQVSYKSIKVDGLNIAYREAGDPASPKLVLLHGFPAGSHQYRDLIISLSDKFHVISPDYPGFGLSDIPDPATYNYTFEGISQIVEHFLKLKGFDHYGLFAQDYGGPVGFRIVGRNPKALDWLIIQNTNAYEVGFTAAWDGFRGALWKNRSAETEKPLAAFLTHDAIKSIYLFGAKNPELISPDNWESDYAFMQRPNAVRVNLNLFYDYRTNVELYPVWQEFLRKNQPKTIIFWGQKDIFFTPAGGEAFLKDLPKAEMHRLDAGHFAVEDNLDYISKEIHRFYTEKVAEKM